Proteins encoded together in one Lathyrus oleraceus cultivar Zhongwan6 chromosome 5, CAAS_Psat_ZW6_1.0, whole genome shotgun sequence window:
- the LOC127085271 gene encoding UDP-galactose/UDP-glucose transporter 7, with protein MEIRADAETSSFSSSLFAAVSYGFASMAMVFINKAVLMQYSYSMTLLTLQQLVTTLLIHFGRKMGYTRARGVDMETAKQLFPVSFFYNANVAFALASLKGVNIPMYIAIKRLTPLAVLIAGCFMGKGRPTTQVTLSVILTAAGVLIAALGDFSFDLFGYSLAFISVFFQTMYLVLVEKSGAENGLSSVEIMFYNSFLSLPFLMFLIIATGEFPYSLSVLFAKSYSFSFLLILILSLVMAIVLNFTMFLCTIVNSALTTTIVGVLKGVGSTTFGFFLLGGVQVHALNVSGLVINTAGGVWYSYAKYQQKKSKTVKLVTDVETHRK; from the exons ATGGAGATCCGTGCCGATGCAGAAACTAGTTCGTTTTCTTCAAG TTTGTTTGCGGCAGTTTCGTATGGATTTGCTTCAATGGCGATGGTTTTTATCAATAAAGCTGTTCTTATGCAGTATTCGTATTCAATGACTTTACTCACTTTGCAG CAACTAGTTACTACTTTGCTTATACACTTTGGTCGAAAAATGGGATACACAAGAGCTAGAGGAGTGGATATGGAAACGGCCAAGCAACTGTTCCCGGTTTCATTTTTCTATAATGCCAATGTTGCATTTGCTTTGGCCAGTTTGAAAGGAGTCAACATCCCAATGTATATTGCAATAAAGAGGCTTACTCCGCTTGCTGTACTTATCGCCGGATGTTTCATGGGGAAGGGGAGACCTACAACTCAG GTGACTCTCTCAGTGATATTGACTGCTGCTGGAGTTCTAATAGCAGCCCTTGGAGATTTTTCCTTTGACCTTTTTGGATATAGCTTGGCTTTCATTTCTGTTTTCTTCCAG ACTATGTACCTTGTGCTGGTGGAAAAATCTGGTGCTGAGAATGGACTTTCATCAGTGGAAATCATGTTCTACAACAGTTTTTTATCTCTTCCATTTTTGATGTTTCTTATTATAGCCACAGGGGAATTCCCATATTCTTTATCTGTATTATTTGCAAAG AGTTATTCTTTTTCGTTTTTGTTGATCCTTATTCTTTCATTGGTGATGGCCATTGTTCTCAACTTCACCATGTTCTTGTGCACTATTGTTAATTCTGCTTTAACTACAACTATTGTGGGCGTTCTTAAAGGAGTTGGTTCCACG ACCTTTGGTTTCTTCTTACTGGGTGGTGTTCAAGTCCATGCTTTGAATGTATCTGGATTGGTTATCAATACGGCTGGTGGCGTGTGGTACTCATATGCTAAGTATCAACAGAAAAAAAGTAAGACAGTGAAGCTAGTTACAGACGTGGAGACTCATCGTAAATAG